A region of the Novipirellula artificiosorum genome:
GTGACCTTAGACGTTCATCAACCGACTGAGATTCTAAAACCGAAGCACTCATGCACCCCCAAATAGAGAATCCCGCCACTCACCGCCAGATCAACTCGCTCTCACCACAACTTCCGCGAATGCTTACACCAGGAAGCCACGAAGTGAGTGGGTATAGCGGAGGTTAGAGGGTTAGTCTAACCACCGCCTCCCCGTTGTCGCAGACGGGGTTGATTCCCCGCATTTACCGGCGTGCGGTTTTCTCGCACCGGGCGACCCCCGAATCATTGCCTCCTGTCAAAAGCCACCCATACCAAGGGCGGAAGACACAGAGGAGTCACATTCATGTCGTACACATGGTCGTCTTCGTAAAGCTAAGCATCTTCAAAAGGCCGAGTTTCTTGTCAAACGTTCCTTGTCTGAGTCGGTAGTTGTCACAATCCGACTTCCGTTTGAACTTCATGCAGCGGAGACGCATCCGTATCCACTTATCCAACTGTTGGAACAGCCAGATGCACGTCGAGAAGTTCGTGGCGAAATAGTTCGCCGTGCCTCGAATCACTCGGTTCAGTCTCTCGATTGCTCGGGCGTCCAGGTTATGGCACCTCCGAGTCAGCTCCCTCACCTTCGTCTTGAAGTTCTCCAATGACTTTGGTCGCATCGTTCGTGACCTACTCGAAAGTCGAAAGCCCAGGAACTCGTAACCCTTCCCGTAACTGGCGATCTTCGTTTTCTCGGGACTCAAGGAGAGTCCCAAGTCGGTCATGATCTTCTCGACCTCTGCCAAGGCTGCTTCCGCCTGCCGGCGTGTCTTGCATACGACGACGAAGTCGTCGGCATACCGCACGAAGCGATACCCCGCTTTCTCCAGTCGCCAATCGAGCTGGTTGAGCACGATGTTGGCAAGCAATGGACTGATCACCCCGCCTTGCGGCGTTCCGACCGTGGTGGGTTTGAAGACGCCACCTTCCATCACACCTGCTGCCAGAAACTTCTCGATTAAGTTTAGGATATTCCCATCGGCAA
Encoded here:
- the ltrA gene encoding group II intron reverse transcriptase/maturase, whose protein sequence is MAKKRKVHSLTGRIDDRLMREAFKAVKRNRGAAGIDKVSIGMFEENLDANLAALKRDLKTRGAFCPKPLRRVWIPKDAKGTKFRPLGIPAVRDRIAQEVIRRLLEPIFEPLFHDCSFGFRPRRSCHKAIERVLSFHAEGDRVTLDADISGFFDNIPHKLIAGAVAEEVADGNILNLIEKFLAAGVMEGGVFKPTTVGTPQGGVISPLLANIVLNQLDWRLEKAGYRFVRYADDFVVVCKTRRQAEAALAEVEKIMTDLGLSLSPEKTKIASYGKGYEFLGFRLSSRSRTMRPKSLENFKTKVRELTRRCHNLDARAIERLNRVIRGTANYFATNFSTCIWLFQQLDKWIRMRLRCMKFKRKSDCDNYRLRQGTFDKKLGLLKMLSFTKTTMCTT